The Neisseria animaloris genome segment TCTGAGGCCGTCTGAAAAACAGCGCATCAAACTTCCCAACTGCCTACCTTTTTCAGACGGCCTTTTTTCAGACGGCCTCCAGTTTGGCAAACTTGGTATCCAGTTCTTTAATCCCTTCTTTTCCGAAATTGACGGTGAGCCGTGCAGATTCGCCTTTGTTGACTGCATCGATGATGACTCCGGTGCCAAATTTGGCATGGCGCACGTTTTGGCCGATGCGGAAGCCTGCGTATTCTTGCGGCAGGTCGTAGTGTTCGACGGCGGTGCGGTTTTTGGTTTTGGGCATGTCGGTGAAGCTGTTGAAGCGTTTGGGCGGGGGAGAGAGGCGGTGCAGCACGTCTTCGGGGATTTCTTCGACGAAGCGGGAGACGATGCCGAAGTGGGTTTGGCCGTGCAGCAGGCGTTGTTGGGACATGCTGATGTAGAGGCGTTTTTTGGCGCGGGTGATGGCAACGTACATGAGGCGGCGTTCTTCTTCGAGGCCGCCGCGTTCGGCGAGGCTGTATTCGCTGGGGAAGAGACCCTCTTCCATGCCGGTAAGGAATACGGTGTCGAACTCCAGCCCTTTGGCGGCGTGCACGGTCATCATTTGCAGGGCTTCTTCGCCTTCGCCGGCTTGGTTTTCGCCGGATTCGAGGGCGGCGTTGCTTAAGAAGGCGAGGATGGGGAAGAGCGGGTTTTCGGCGGCGTTTTCGGGCAGGATTTCGAAGTTGCTTTCAGACGGCCTGAAGGCGACGGCGGCGTTGACGAGTTCGTCGAGGTTGTCGAGACGGTCTTGGTGGTCGCCTTTTTGGGTTTGGTAGTATTCGACGAGGCCGCTGTCGCGGGTGATGCCGAGCATCATTTCTTGCAGGGATACGTTGGGGGCTTGGGCTTGGAGGTTTTCTATCAGGCGTACGAAGGCGGCGACTTTGGCGGCTTTTGCGCCCATGCCGCAGGCGGCCTGCCATAGGGAGATGCCTTGTTCGGCGGCTGCGGCTTGGATGTTTTCGATGGTGCGGGTGCCGATGCCGCGCGGGGGCATGTTGATAACGCGCAGGAGGGCGTTGTCGTCGTCGGGGTTGACGGAGAGGCGCAGGTAGGCGAGTGCGTGTTTGATTTCCTGCCGTTCGTAGAAGCGTAGGCCGCCGTAGATTTTGTAGGGAATGCCGGCACGGAACAGGGCTTGTTCGATGATGCGCGATTGGGCGTTGCTGCGGTAAAGCACGGCCATTTGGTCGAGTGTGCGGCCTTCGCGTTGCAGGGATTTGGCTTCGTCTACGATAAATTGGGCTTCGTCGGAATCTATGGGGGCGGAGTAAAAGCGGATTTTGTCGCCGGCGGCGGCATCGGTGCGCAGGTTTTTGCCGAGGCGTTCGGCGTTGTTTTCGATCACGGCGTTGGCGGCGGTAAGAATGTGGCCGTCTGAACGGTAGTTCTGCTCGAGCTTGATGGGTGCGTCGATGTGAAACTCGCGCATCAGGGCGGTCATGTTGCCGACGTGTGCGCCGCGGAAGCGGTAGATGGATTGGTCGTCGTCGCCCACGGCAAATACGGCGGCGTGTTCGCCTGCGATGAGCTTCAACCATGCGTATTGCAGTTTGTTGGTGTCTTGGAATTCGTCCACCAAAATATGGTTGAAGCGGTTTTGGTAATGGCGGCGCAGGATTTCGTTGGCTTGCAGGATTTCGTAACTGCGCAGCATCAGTTCGGCAAAATCGACCACGCCTTCGCGATTGCACGCTTTGTCGTATTCGGCATAGCACTCGATCATGCGCTGGGTATGCGGATCGGGAGCTTGCAGGGCGGAGGCGCGCAGGCCGCTTTCTTTTTGGGCGTTGATAAAGCCTTGCAAGGTGCGCGGGGCGATGATTTCTTCGGCGATGTTGAGCTGTTTGAGCAGGCGTTTGATTAAGGCGAGCTGGTCGGTGCTGTCGAGAATCTGAAAGGTGGAAGGCAGCCCTGCATCTTTATGGTGCAGGCGTAAAAAGCGGTGGCACAGGCCGTGGAAAGTGCCGAGCCACATGGCGCGCACGTTAACGGGCAGCATCGCGCTCAAGCGGGTTTGCATTTCTTTGGCGGCTTTGTTGGTGAAGGTAACGGCCATAATGCTGTGCACGCTTGCTTGGCCGCTTTGCAGCAGCCATGCGATGCGGGTGGTGAGCACGCGGGTTTTGCCGCTGCCCGCTCCGGCAAGCACGAGGGCGGATTGCGGCGGCCAAGTTACGGCGGAAAGTTGTTCGGCATTCAAGCCTTTGAGCAGTTCGGTATTCATGGTGCGGATTGTACGGCTTAGAAGTACCTAAATCCAGCCGGGAACATGGGAAGCCGGATGCCGTCTGAAAAAACCTTACTGCTTTTCGGGCTTTTCCCGCTTGCCTCAATACTG includes the following:
- a CDS encoding UvrD-helicase domain-containing protein, which gives rise to MNTELLKGLNAEQLSAVTWPPQSALVLAGAGSGKTRVLTTRIAWLLQSGQASVHSIMAVTFTNKAAKEMQTRLSAMLPVNVRAMWLGTFHGLCHRFLRLHHKDAGLPSTFQILDSTDQLALIKRLLKQLNIAEEIIAPRTLQGFINAQKESGLRASALQAPDPHTQRMIECYAEYDKACNREGVVDFAELMLRSYEILQANEILRRHYQNRFNHILVDEFQDTNKLQYAWLKLIAGEHAAVFAVGDDDQSIYRFRGAHVGNMTALMREFHIDAPIKLEQNYRSDGHILTAANAVIENNAERLGKNLRTDAAAGDKIRFYSAPIDSDEAQFIVDEAKSLQREGRTLDQMAVLYRSNAQSRIIEQALFRAGIPYKIYGGLRFYERQEIKHALAYLRLSVNPDDDNALLRVINMPPRGIGTRTIENIQAAAAEQGISLWQAACGMGAKAAKVAAFVRLIENLQAQAPNVSLQEMMLGITRDSGLVEYYQTQKGDHQDRLDNLDELVNAAVAFRPSESNFEILPENAAENPLFPILAFLSNAALESGENQAGEGEEALQMMTVHAAKGLEFDTVFLTGMEEGLFPSEYSLAERGGLEEERRLMYVAITRAKKRLYISMSQQRLLHGQTHFGIVSRFVEEIPEDVLHRLSPPPKRFNSFTDMPKTKNRTAVEHYDLPQEYAGFRIGQNVRHAKFGTGVIIDAVNKGESARLTVNFGKEGIKELDTKFAKLEAV